The Asterias rubens chromosome 1, eAstRub1.3, whole genome shotgun sequence genome segment GACATTGCTACATTTGCTGGACCCTGTTACATTTTCTGGACCTTGTGAAACAtaaattgataaatttgttgGACCTTTATACACCTATTGGACCATGTTACATTATGAGGACACTGCTACAACTGTTGGACCATAGGGCCTATAACATTTGTTGGACCTCAATACATAAGTTGGACATTGCATATTATGTAAATTAACCTTTCCACTAACTTGCTGTTATTGTAGATTAAAAAAGCAATGATAAGAAGTCAAAGTGATGAATCAAGACTATTTCCCACAtggatttcttcttcttcttcttccttttgaGTGCATCCTTCAAATGATTGAAGATAAACACACAAGTGTGTACTGGAATCTTTTAAGTGTATTGATAGTGTTTATAACAACACACTGCATGGACTATGGCTTACGAAGTGTCAAGACTTCTATTAGAGCTGCTAAGTACAACAATTtgattagcatgaaatttcttccttgataaaaccaggattaccaatcaaattttcatttgttgcatattgcttgatactggtattcagaaatattttctttcatagttatctcgcaactccgacgaccaattgagctcaaaatttcccaggtttgttattttatgcatttaagttgatatacaccaagtgagacgactggtctttgacaattactaggTCTTGGCTTAACCGCACATTTTTCTGTGAGGAAATTATCTTGACATATCCACCAACCAACTCACCTCTTAAAGCAGAGCAAAAAAAATGTCAGTGCATGCTGGTGAGTTACAGCATCAGTAAGTTATGTTAGTGCAATGAAGTAGCAGTGTCAGATCAGGCAGGATCACGCAGACAAACAAAGGGGAATTATTTTTTCCTACCATTCTCACCTCCCCTTTCCAGGTAGCCAGAGCGTTTGATGTACCTAATGAGCAGCCAGGCAGGGAGGCATACCGACCCATACCCTAGGATGTTCAGACCCAGACGAACAATCCAGAAATCTGTCCAGCTTTCTGTTGGGACCTTGGGGACGATGTCGGCAGCAGGGTCTGCTGCTTGAGTGAAGTGACTCTGATAAGATGTTGTGACGATGACCAGTAGAACGATTATACTCTTTGTGTGGGCTGCCATTGTAGATCTGTATTCAAATTGATCCAGCTGTTAATATTTTAACTCAAAATTGTTCTGAATaatcatggagctataaaaagctCCATATGCCATAAAATGAAACCACTCTGGAATTTATAAAATACTCCAACCATCACAAGGACTGGGCTATACTACTCTTCGGGtgctgctgtcgatttcacaaaactcttcctaacttaagacttatcttaggatttaggactagtcccaacaaTGCACTGTAGCAgacctaactcgagataagacgagtcctaactctttgtgaaaccgacggcTGGTGTCCCACATTTCCAAATGAGAAAACAACTCATATTGTAGTTattgtgcaagcgccaaatttatgcgctagctgtgtaactGTGTAAGCGAAGCAATGACTCAATTAAAGTAACAACGAAGAGTTCGTGCAGCAAAATTGCCTGCTATTCCCATGAAATACGCTATAACCCATACAgcatggaattccctgcttagcgctgattctttgctttcAGTAAGCatgcagagccatggaatttgGCCCTGACCAGTAGTTTAGTGCTGGCTATGGCATGCTTTCCCTTAGCCCCATAAATAATGCCAAATATGCTGGACTCCCTCCGCTTCTTAGCCTACGCCTATCTCTCTCTGTCTCACACACGCTTCAATGATGCCAATATTTTTCTTCAGTTTTGGTCGCTTAGGCCTATTGTAGCGCATTAAAAAAAGCACATTCACTCAAAAATGTGTGAGTGTAATTTTATGAAAACTTTCGGAGCTAGCTACACTGGATGAACATCCTCTCTGACATGATGTTTCCCGATGCCGGTGATCACGAGGCAGCATGAGAGTCAGACAACTCGTTCGTCAGACAACTGGTCTGTTGGACAACTCGGACAGTCTGACAAATCATACTACAACTTTGACGGTCAGACTCAACTCAACTGGTACACATGGTTTCCGACCGTGAGACTTTCCATTTCAGACTGAGCATGTCGCGAGTGACATCAGCAATGTATGTTTATCTAGTCTAGGTGCAGGACCTTGTTATTCACTGGTCAACACTCAAGTTTTGCGGCTTCCAGAAACGCCCTCTGTGAGTCTATCCGTGGAATAATAATGGCTAGTCTTTTTTCGCTACACATCAACACTGTTTTACTCCGCACTGCTTGTTGGTGATTCACGGTCCACGGTAGTGGCGCTGTGACTGAGTGTGAGCATAGAATACCGCACAGACTAAAAGACTACGTCACGCAAAAATGTGCTCGCTTGTTTTGGTGTAATGAATGGTGTAATTGaatgaaatattttgcaccaaaaagATTGGCTGCGCCATAAATGATGTTTGTTGATTTGTCCATCAAGCGAGGCGTAGTCATAAGTCTTTTAGTCTGTGCAGTATTGGAAAAAGCACATTGACCCCTTGACCACAAGACTGGGATTGGGAACCAATATCAGCATAAAATTGGTGTTTGTATTCGAAAAATcatgatttcatctccttggaAACCAAAAAAGGGAGTCCAACGTATTTGGCACTATTTATGAGGCTACTCTCCCTTTTATTAAATTCACACGTAGAACAGACACTTTCAAAGTTTCATTTAGTTTCCAATGAAAGTTTCATGCTATTTAATTTCATTCGATCATCCTGATTGATTGATGTTTTTAATTAATCAGTCAGTGTGTTATTTAATTATTGACAAACAAAGTCATGCAAAGTCTTCAATTATTCAAGACCTCATGACACATTCGGTTATATTGTTTTCCACATTTGTAAAACGCTAATATACAGCAGAAGTTAATAGCATTGAGAGAATGCAGagagtaaaaaaaactaaaatatttactttttgacaaaactggcGCTTGAACTTTGAAGACGTGTCAACTTACCCCCTGGCATCACAACATCCGCTATTAATTGTTGTGCGTGTGGGTGTGTACGTAGTGTGTGTGTGTCGCGGTGGCCAGCGCAGCATTTTGATGCGTGTGCGCCCTGCACGTTAGATGCGGACTCGTGCGGAGTCGATGGAATTATCTACGGTGGCCCTTACTGAACATCACAACAAATCCAGTGAGCAAGGCTAGTTCATTCGCAGTCACACAAGAAAAATCAAACAGCCAACGAATGAATTTGAGACGTCAAAAACGGAAGATTCGATCCTTGTTGCATTGGTCCTTGGTGGGTTTTAATACTAGTAGATTTGTTGACGATATTGTACATGATTTTTCTGTAGTTTTATGAATGTGTCTTTATCAAATCAATCAGTTGAACTTGAGTCAATCTGgaccaggttttttttgtgatatttgaaatacttatttaaaaaaaaaaacatttaaaaaaactgacTTACTTGGTAGCTTTAAATGTACGCTTTAGTAAATATGATACCTGCAATTAACATACACTATGCAGAAACATCCAATCACTTATACAATGTACAGGATGTAGTCCTAAATCATCCTGTATGTTAACCCATCGCAGTGAATGGATGAAACCGAAAGTCAACAGAGatcgtgtttttgtttcttcaccGTCGATGCTCTTATAGTTCTTTTTAGTGTTATGACACTGACTTTACTATTCTGTCCACAAAACCATCAATTCGAttgccattttgttgcttaacATTTTTATCGTTGTGGATCCTCTCCACacatgattcgaactgcctctagttcGGGCTATGGTCTATAGAAGACATcttcaaaggtcgtgggttcgaaccccatcCGAGTTAATTTGCCTATAATGGATTTTTCAATAAAGTGAACTCGGGACACTTTACGTGCTTATGTAAGGGTAAACACAAATTAGCCTTTGGTGTCAGAAATGGGGGGTTTTGCTATCAAGGCAACTTTAATATCAACTCTTTTCAAAGCACGAGCGCTCTGACATAGTGAAAGGGCACAATCAGGTGACTCTGTACTCCATACAATGGTCTGTGTTTACACTTGACCCTGTGCTACATGAATGATTCTTTACATAAAATTATGCGCAGTCAATGCTTCTTTCCATGTTTACATGAACCGATAGTCGAAGTTCACAAGCATTCTAGACGGAAATGCTGGCATCACATAACGGTCTTGCATTACTGgtgttttcataattttgtttcgtGAGGAACCAAAGCTGCTACTGCACGATATGCTTCTAGTGTAATGTTTTTTCGTCTGGATATTTATACAGCTTCATTTCGCAAACACCCTTTTCATGTTGGACAAATTTAACATTCCTAAAACCTTCACGCAACACTCGGCATTCGCTGCGAAATCAACGTCTACGTGATAACAAAATGCCTAAGAAATCACACGAGATAACTGAAGCAAAACCGTTTCTGTCACGAGAAGTTCAACGGGAGTTCACAGAAGATGATTTCGATTTTGAAAACCTTGCACTGGAAGGTGGCGGAAGTTCTGCAATGGCTTACGTCGGAGCTATCAGGGTAGGTGCAATTAATCTGAGTGTTGATTTGCAGGGTGTAAAAAGATGCATAACGAGCAATGgactggtttaaaggcactcgacaccTTTGGTCGTTGTCAAAAACCAGCGTTcacacttggtttatcccaacataagcataaaataacaaatctgtgaaagtttggactcaatttggtcatcgaagttgcaagtttctcacaatgtgtcaaaccatggaggagaGAATCCTCCATGATggtcatactatcaacagctctccgttgctcgtttccagagtaagtttttaagctaacaaatattttgagaaggCCCAATTACCAattataacattgtgagaaacgactccctctgaagtaacgtatagtttttgagaaagagaagccttttattgtgcatctgaaagcacaaagtaatgcaacaatcgtgtttttctttcatcattttcttgcaaattcgatgaccaataataattgagcaaaaattttcacaggtttgttattttatgttgggatacaccaagtgagaatactggtctttgacaaaagaccaaaggtgtccagtgcctttaaaaatatttagtGCATCGAAGTGAGAACAAACTGTTAGCTTTTTATATGAAAACAATCTACCAACAAGAACTAATTAACCACCATACACTTTTCATCTTGTATAGTGTTTGAATCCTACTGCAGGTACTAGAAGAACTTGGATGGTTGAGGAACATAAAGCGGTTTGCTGGCAGCAGTGCCGGGAGCATTGTTGCGACTTTCCTAGCTATAGGGTACAACTCCCAGGAGATACAGAAACTATTCCAAAGTGATTTCACTCCTATTATGTATGGTACGTGAAATAAACTGTGTTATTTATATAGCTATAGCTGTTATTAAAATATGTCAATTTTTCACTCCTATCTAGGGCTTCTTCAAGTCTcggcaaaataataataataataaataataatattaaaaacattcggaaagcgcctaatgcaaaagcctccaagcgcataaagagaacaatgaaatatAAAACGAGTATAAGCAGATGACAAGTATAGCAGCCTCAAACAAGgcgatataaacaccaagctggcaccaacagccaatctctcacgaacattggtttaaaggaacacgttgccttggatagttggtctttgaaagattaaaatgtagaatacaatgatccacacaaatttgcctcgaaattgcagggttttccttttactttgcaaacacggtcggccatttatggtagtcaaaaatttgactcccataatggccgacgtacccgtgttagtcgacgaggtaaaaggaaaaccacgcaatttcgagtgatacttgtgtggatcattatattctactttctaTATATAAATATCTTTCTagtcattttatgcattttataacaaacggtacaaacgcttttcaaagaccaactcgaccgatccaatgccgcgtgttcctttaacgtctatgattatgcgttgcacaaatcaagaaattgtgaataagtagacgacaatacttattctacagtcaatgtgaaatcagcggttagtttggtgggatccgaacccacaaaCCTCTGTGTATTATGTAAGTATCGTTTGGACAGACTTCAATTTGGATGTTGCCATCTTTTAGAATTGCTGTTGGCCTGTCGTGGTCATTGTCAATCATTGTCATCACCAGTCAGTGTCATTGTCATTAACTGATCGATTATTTTCGTGGCAGACGGTAGCTGCATGCGATGTGGGCAAGTTGTCCACCTGTTTAGACGATTGGGGGCCCATCCTGGAAAGAAACTCGAGAATTGGATAGCAAATAAAATCAAAGACAAGACCGGTGACAAAAACTACACCTTCAGACAGGTAAAATAACTCACATTACGGGAAATCGCAACTCATGAAGATTTTCCGAGTTTCGCCAAAAACTCAGACACTACAtccttgtgtgtttttattgaaTTACTTTGGTCATTAAAACTAAATGGATGAGCAGTGAACCCtatggtttgtgcatgatccaattaagtctAAGTCTATTGTTtgggaaaaggaattacattgAGATAACAGGTGTCAGTTGTCAGATAAAAAGGATGTACAATTCAAGCCTCTTTCTTAAATTGGGCTTTCCCGTAATGCATTTCACTCGGGTCcaaattgacccggattccgggtcccaGGGAACCATGGTCAGGCTGGCCCGGAAAATGttttgtatggattttaatTCGGATTCTGAGTCTGTTTTAACACAGAAACCTTGTTATACTAACCCTGGCTATATGGCGGGAGCACTGAACAGCCAGTAGTCGAAGCATCAATTACTTTTACGTTACAGCTGTATGAGAAAGATCATGTCGAGTTGTGTATCTTAGCTACTGACCTGAGTAAGATGGATACGGTGTACTTCCACGTCAAAACCACTCCAGATATGCCCATCTATCTAGCTGCGAGGGCATCGTCGTCTGTTCCAGGTAGGCCTACTTGGGATAACAGAGCTATGCATTTAAAGGGCAAAGTTTATCTTTGGGTTTTTCGAACTGTTCGATTGtatttatcataattttaatgtatacacacaaaaactaacatctgaaaatgttcatttcaaaaggcagttttttttaaggtaTCGGAGCGAATTTCAACGCATGAAGAAAATCCAAAATAAGAATTCACAACCTGAGAAGCCTTACGTTGCAACGAACGTtgatttttacacaattaaaatcagtttaaagtcacctggaagtggtattttgtcaaaataaagcttgtgtcactaatatatgtgttttgatgagtggaatgtgaataaacagttaactaaggttctaaaaaattagttcttatcttacttacaaatttaagagaaggcccgacccgagacggcgctgttcgtgacgtcaatcgaggcgcgatatttgaagagaaaatgctgcacagcgctgaaaaagacgtcggaccggaccactggGTACTATTGCTcatgtgagtctgaccagccatgcagactgaaCCCACCTTTAGTTGTtgtgctgcatccagcagcattACACTttgtcgacattgccggaaaatgcaagaaaacaactttttcgaaacgtacaaactcactcacttggacttgcatgtactttgcacgtgtgtttactctaagCATCTATataggcaaagtctgcctcgattgacgtcacaaaaggggtgggcggagtcaacccctcaaacaactttaactatttttttaacatataaatcgtgacaaacagttactaaaaaattgttttattgttactaaacatatactcttatgttggaaataataataaaaatatttccaggtgactttaatcccATGCAAACTAAATTTTCTTATATTGAtagaaaacattcaaatgaatttcagcaaagatcactTGTTGATCACAAAGATTTTTGTTAAAGTATGTATTTTAATAGGCCCCTACCTATTGAGACTTGTGAAATTTCATGGACACTAAATGTGGTGTGACGCTTGCTTATCCTTTGATTGATTCATATTTTACAGGTCTTTTAAAACCTGTTAAAtggaacaagggtgtctttgtAGATGGTGGAGTTCTGTGCAACTACCCACTTCATGTATTCGATGGTGAGTGTTTATAAACAATTCAGAATTGTACTGTGTGCGCTAATTGACATTTTGAGTGCCGAAATAGTACACGACGTAAAAATACATGGGCAGGGGTACACTACAAAAACAGTACTGTACACCGTCACTGTAGtatacaatacgaaagtgtacgGCCGCCAGGGCTAATACTCCTCCGTAAAAAAGGCCAATATTGTTGGAATTGCAGGTCATGATTTACGGTTGATTCCCGTATGATAAATTTCTTTAAATTGCGTTAAACGTAAGTTTTGCGGCAGTACGCCCTCAACTCTATCGGGTCAGAGTTGTGCCGGAATCGGGTCAGGCACCACGGGACTCGAAGTCCCGATCAGTTCTGACCTGAAAGTTTTTCAGAGTGTATTGTTCGGTACCATTGCTGCCATGGACTGGGACTTAAAAACTGAACCTACATGTTGGGATCCGGTATAaggtggggttcgaaccggggtccaccaGAGGTGAAATGCAGGGAAGAACACTAAGCCAATCTGTTAGGCCTTTGGGTTATATAAACTAAGGAGGAAATCCGTACACTGGTATATTTCAGCTTTATATCATTTAAAAGACATGAAAGATAACACAATCTTCAAGCGAAACTGTCTTTaatcaaataaatcaattttgtggTGAACCAAGAAACCTGACACACAAAAATACCGAAACCAAAGTAATATTTTTTTGGCACTTCCCGTCCATTGGTTCTGTGAAAATGGGCTCTATATTATAAGCAAAAGGATACTTTACTATACAACTGGAAAACACCAGGGTtgatccaccccccccccccccccgaacagTGCAAAAAATCATAGGGGGCATATCAAAGTAAAATTAGTTTGACTTTCTTGCCTGCAGGGTGGTATTTGTCAATGGAGGAAGGAGACCAATTTCTGAAAAGATTTTCCGACTTGGCAAAAGTGAGTGAGAAATGGACAACCGGAGAGCGGTTCGGCGAACCAGTCAACCAGAAAACACTTGGCGTCATGACTGTAAGTTACAACCTCTCgtcagccatcttgtttttcgttgtagggaccaatttcataaagtcgcAAATGAAAATGTTATACACTTGTACGGATCAGTTTTGGTTGTTAGGCTTTCTAGCCTAATTCACTCCACTGCAGTGGGAAATTctcttcaccaattctccatTTCACTCTTGTGTCCTGCGCTGTCAGTTGCCAAGCAATGTCCCTATGTACTTAGCTCACTTCATCTTCAGTTGTCTCTCGCTCTTGTTCTTCTTTCCTTGGAGTCCAGTTGGTTGTTTTGCATGCTCACCTGTTGCCATATACCTCCTTGCTAGTTGCCCTGCCCATCTCCACTTCTTTGACTTATGCTCTAAATAATGTCCTGCACTCTTGATTTCTTTCTTAGGTCATCATTTGTCACCTTGTCCTTCTTATTGACCCCACTTCTGCCACCCTTAGTTTGTTCCAAGTCATTATAGGACATGATTGTGTGATGCACTGATCGAATACATGCAATTTCAAGGATAAAGGGATAGGTATACCTATATTTAAAACCATTAACCGTTTTACCAATAAAGTATTCAGCTTCCGATCCCGTCTTGATGAAAGACTACATGGAGAAAAGGACTAGTCACCACA includes the following:
- the LOC117291217 gene encoding uncharacterized protein LOC117291217 — encoded protein: MPKKSHEITEAKPFLSREVQREFTEDDFDFENLALEGGGSSAMAYVGAIRVLEELGWLRNIKRFAGSSAGSIVATFLAIGYNSQEIQKLFQSDFTPIMYDGSCMRCGQVVHLFRRLGAHPGKKLENWIANKIKDKTGDKNYTFRQLYEKDHVELCILATDLSKMDTVYFHVKTTPDMPIYLAARASSSVPGLLKPVKWNKGVFVDGGVLCNYPLHVFDGWYLSMEEGDQFLKRFSDLAKVSEKWTTGERFGEPVNQKTLGVMTYSASDPVLMKDYMEKRTSHHKKVEIKEPKTKLHRKRDKQDKANTKEVKEMTAALDRLISALNNADINRDGKVTRQEFRNFYKKTGAILTKADTKLLFGIVTSKNIADAIFDRIDTDRSGEIEYKDIERLAEQRGVSLAQTVRGYEHRNISDIKEFVSALVETMMTHAQRVTAKSSDCSRTIGINTGYLGAFDWSMEKGDKDFLMECGKQAAVTFLRELKQATGIYPSVE